One stretch of Aquimarina sp. Aq107 DNA includes these proteins:
- a CDS encoding YafY family protein, with protein sequence MKRLHRLTAILVKLQSKKIVQASDLAEKFDVSIRTIYRDMLALSDAGVPIGAEAGTGYFLVDGYSLPPIMFSEKEANALITAAKIIHTNNDESLISDYNTAIEKVKAILNTTQKEKLELLEKRIVSPPYKKSPASTYLSVIQKAITDLRVLEIEYTAASTEYTKRSIEPLGVYFTNTIWVLIAHCRLRNDYREFRTDRIINLIETSELFPPKFFTLEEYFKKYMEH encoded by the coding sequence TACATCGCTTAACAGCTATTTTAGTTAAGTTACAGTCTAAAAAAATAGTTCAAGCTTCAGATTTAGCAGAGAAATTTGATGTAAGCATTCGTACTATTTATAGAGATATGCTTGCATTATCTGATGCTGGTGTTCCTATAGGAGCCGAGGCAGGTACAGGTTATTTTTTGGTTGATGGGTATTCTCTTCCCCCAATTATGTTTTCAGAAAAGGAAGCGAATGCATTAATAACTGCTGCTAAGATTATTCATACTAATAATGATGAATCACTTATTTCTGATTATAATACTGCTATAGAAAAAGTTAAAGCGATTCTGAATACAACACAAAAAGAAAAGTTAGAACTTTTAGAAAAAAGAATTGTTAGTCCTCCTTATAAAAAGTCTCCAGCTAGTACTTATTTATCAGTAATTCAAAAAGCTATTACAGATTTGAGAGTACTAGAAATAGAATATACAGCTGCTTCTACAGAATATACCAAACGATCAATTGAACCTTTAGGCGTATATTTTACGAATACTATTTGGGTGTTAATAGCTCATTGTAGATTACGCAATGATTATAGGGAATTTAGGACAGATCGAATTATCAATTTAATAGAAACTTCAGAGTT